Proteins from one Telopea speciosissima isolate NSW1024214 ecotype Mountain lineage chromosome 1, Tspe_v1, whole genome shotgun sequence genomic window:
- the LOC122661192 gene encoding CBL-interacting serine/threonine-protein kinase 4-like: MHSPADPTTATTTSSSNALLGKYRLGRLLGRGSFAKVYIARSLADGSDLAVKVMDKTKILNATMEPRIISEISVMRRLRHPNIIRIHEVMATKSKIYLAMEYARGGELLSKISRHKRFTEPVARFYFQQLVLALHFCHRNGVAHRDLKPQNLLLDEHGNLKISDFGLSALPEQLKDGLLHTACGTPAYTAPEVVCQKGYDGAKADAWSCGVILFAFLAGFLPFDDSNIAVMYRRIRHREFQFPSWFSKPVKWIISRLLDPNPETRIRIEALMEVGWFKRSLQEKDQNPKQQQMQTLFNLQLTMSPDKGAMNAFDIISLSSGLDLSALFEGKRKWAKRFTSMIASPERIVKRVIEAGEKLGYTVERRKKSVIGLGKERMGLLIELLEVAPSLFMVQVRVGSGEGGMELVELQWGELKVELEDMVLAWHNDCV; this comes from the coding sequence ATGCATTCTCCGGCGGACCcaaccaccgccaccaccaccagcagctCCAATGCGTTGCTAGGTAAGTATCGCCTGGGCCGCCTGCTCGGCCGTGGCAGCTTTGCAAAGGTCTATATTGCTCGTTCTCTCGCTGATGGTTCCGATTTAGCCGTGAAGGTAATGGACAAGACCAAAATCCTCAATGCCACCATGGAACCCCGGATAATTAGCGAAATTTCTGTTATGCGTCGACTTCGACACCCAAACATAATCAGAATCCATGAAGTCATGGctacaaaatccaaaatctaCTTGGCCATGGAATACGCCAGAGGCGGCGAATTGCTCTCTAAGATTTCCAGGCACAAACGCTTCACGGAACCCGTCGCCCGTTTCTACTTCCAACAGCTAGTCTTAGCCCTTCACTTCTGTCACAGAAATGGCGTCGCCCACAGAGACCTCAAGCCCCAAAATCTCCTCCTCGACGAACACGGCAACCTCAAGATCTCCGATTTCGGCCTATCTGCTCTTCCCGAGCAATTGAAAGATGGGCTCCTCCACACGGCCTGCGGAACGCCGGCATATACAGCCCCCGAGGTCGTCTGCCAGAAAGGCTACGACGGTGCCAAAGCCGACGCTTGGTCATGCGGCGTCATCCTCTTCGCCTTCCTCGCCGGTTTCCTCCCTTTCGACGATTCCAATATCGCCGTTATGTATCGAAGGATTCGCCACCGGGAGTTTCAATTCCCGTCGTGGTTCTCGAAGCCGGTGAAATGGATCATCTCTCGGCTACTGGATCCAAATCCTGAAACCCGGATCCGCATCGAAGCTCTAATGGAGGTAGGTTGGTTCAAGAGGTCGTTGCAAGAGAAAGATCAGAATCCGAAGCAACAACAAATGCAAACCCTTTTCAATTTGCAGTTAACAATGTCACCGGACAAGGGTGCGATGAATGCTTTCGATATTATATCGCTGTCTTCGGGATTGGATTTGTCGGCGTTGTtcgaaggaaagagaaaatgggCGAAGAGATTCACATCGATGATAGCATCTCCAGAGAGGATTGTGAAGAGAGTGATTGAGGCTGGGGAGAAATTAGGATACACAgtagagagaaggaagaaaagtgTGATTGGGTTAGGAAAGGAGAGGATGGGATTGTTGATAGAGTTGTTGGAGGTAGCACCTTCGTTGTTTATGGTACAAGTGAGAGTGGGAAGTGGGGAAGGAGGGATGGAATTGGTAGAGTTGCAGTGGGGAGAGTTGAAAGTGGAGCTTGAAGACATGGTTCTTGCCTGGCACAACGATTGTGTCTGA